One genomic segment of Gossypium arboreum isolate Shixiya-1 chromosome 3, ASM2569848v2, whole genome shotgun sequence includes these proteins:
- the LOC108476226 gene encoding cytochrome P450 CYP749A22-like codes for MELVILVPCCFFLAALIKFLYNYLWVPLRIQHMMNSQGIKGPPYKFIHGNNEEATKMRQEALSKPMALRHDIFPRVQPHIYTWINKYGRNYIYWNGIRAVLVISEPELVREVLKNNENIFPKKKPSIYFSNLLGNGLVLIEGEKWLKRRKLANHVFHGESLKNMIPAVIASAETMLEKWKGQEGKEIEVFQEFRLLTSEVISRTAFGSNYLEGEKILSMLKELSVIMSRNNFKTRIPLINKLWKPADMLRSEKLAKGIQDCVMKIVKKREDRVKKGEADSFGNDFLGLLVNSYHSKDNNSLSMEDLVDECKTFYFAGQGTINSLLAWIVLLLATHGDWQEKARREVINVFGNRNPDSEGISKLKIITMIIYETLRLYGPSNGLPRGVAREVQLGKLVLPSNIDLLVQNISLHHDPHLWGDDVHLFKPERFAKGIAKSTNYNAAAFFPFGLGPRSCIGMSFATTETKIVLSMILQRYTFTLSPSYVHSPMPIVDLQPQHGIQVMLESLHNND; via the exons ATGGAGCTTGTAATTCTTGTCCCATGTTGTTTCTTCCTTGCAGCTTTAATAAAGTTCCTTTATAATTACTTGTGGGTACCTCTCCGTATACAGCATATGATGAATTCACAGGGAATCAAAGGACCTCCTTACAAATTCATCCATGGAAACAATGAAGAAGCTACCAAGATGAGACAAGAAGCATTAAGCAAACCTATGGCCTTGAGGCATGATATATTTCCTAGAGTGCAGCCACATATTTACACCTGGATCAACAAATATG GGAGGAATTATATTTATTGGAATGGTATTCGAGCTGTACTAGTGATTTCAGAACCTGAACTAGTCAGAGAGGTTctgaaaaataatgaaaatatatttccAAAAAAGAAGCCTTCGATTTATTTTAGCAACCTACTGGGGAACGGGCTTGTGTTGATTGAGGGTGAAAAATGGTTGAAGCGTCGGAAGCTTGCCAATCATGTTTTCCATGGGGAAAGCTTAAAG AACATGATACCAGCAGTAATTGCGAGTGCTGAAACAATGCTAGAGAAATGGAAAGGCCAAGAAGGCAAAGAGATTGAAGTGTTTCAAGAATTTAGATTATTGACTTCAGAAGTGATATCCAGAACAGCTTTTGGTAGCAATTACTTGGAAGGGGAGAAGATCCTTTCCATGTTGAAAGAGTTGTCTGTAATTATGAGTCGAAATAATTTCAAGACTAGGATTCCTCTCATCAA CAAGTTATGGAAACCTGCTGATATGCTAAGGTCAGAAAAACTTGCAAAAGGAATACAAGATTGTGTGATGAAGATTGTTAAGAAAAGAGAAGACAGAGTTAAGAAAGGAGAAGCTGATAGTTTTGGTAATGATTTTCTAGGATTACTTGTAAATTCCTATCATTCGAAAGATAATAACAGTCTATCAATGGAAGACTTGGTAGATGAGTGCAAAACATTCTACTTTGCTGGACAAGGAACTATTAATTCCTTACTAGCATGGATAGTCTTGCTTTTAGCAACCCATGGAGATTGGCAGGAGAAAGCTAGAAGAGAGGTAATTAACGTATTCGGTAATCGAAATCCAGATTCTGAAGGCATTTCTAAACTCAAAATT ATCACTATGATTATTTACGAAACTCTAAGATTGTATGGTCCATCAAATGGCCTACCAAGAGGAGTTGCAAGAGAAGTGCAGTTGGGAAAACTAGTCTTGCCTTCTAACATAGATCTTCTGGTTCAAAATATTTCACTTCACCATGACCCTCACCTGTGGGGAGATGATGTGCATCTTTTTAAACCAGAGAGATTTGCAAAAGGGATTGCCAAATCTACCAATTACAATGCCGCTGCATTTTTTCCCTTTGGATTAGGACCTCGATCTTGTATTGGTATGTCCTTTGCAACCACAGAAACGAAGATTGTGCTCTCCATGATTCTACAACGCTACACCTTTACCCTCTCCCCTTCCTATGTCCACTCACCAATGCCTATTGTTGACCTTCAACCGCAACATGGAATTCAAGTAATGCTTGAATCACTGCATAACAATGATTGA
- the LOC108476224 gene encoding cytochrome P450 CYP749A22-like, with protein sequence MSGLMELVILVPCCFFIVALIKFLYDYLWIPLRIQHILNSQGIKGPPFRFIHGNNKEIAKMKQEALGKPVAWTDDLFPRLQPHIYSWINRYGKNFVYWDGARAELVISEPELVKEVLKNSENIFQKVKLPEISRKLMGNGLAFTEGEKWAKYRKLANHTFHGESLKNMTPAMIASVETMLEKWKGQEGQEIEVFQEFRLLTSEVISKTAFGSSYLEGEKIFALLYKLKILVSRNMSKTTIPFINKLWKSADLLESEKLAKGIQDCVMKIVKKREDQVVNGEADSFGNDFFGLLVNAYHDLDEKNRLSLEDLVDECKTFYIAGQETVNSLLAWIVLHLAIHGDWQEKTRREVIDIFGNQNPHLEGITKLKTMAMVINETLRLYGPSNGLARTVAREVQLGKLFLLAKLDILPLNIGVHRDPHLWGDDVHLFKPERFADGIAKATNYTAAAFLPFGLGPRSCVGMTFATIETKIVLSMILQRYTITLSPAYVHSPILILTVRPQHGIQLTIYTTR encoded by the exons ATGAGTGGCTTGATGGAGCTTGTGATTCTTGTCCCGTGTTGTTTCTTCATCGTAGCTTTAATCAAGTTCCTTTACGATTATCTGTGGATACCTCTGCGTATACAGCATATACTGAATTCACAGGGAATCAAAGGACCTCCTTTCAGATTCATTCATGGCAACAACAAGGAAATTGCCAAAATGAAACAAGAAGCATTAGGCAAACCTGTGGCCTGGACAGATGATTTATTTCCCAGACTACAGCCACATATTTACAGCTGGATCAACAGATACG GGAAGAATTTTGTTTATTGGGACGGTGCTCGAGCTGAATTGGTGATTTCTGAGCCTGAACTAGTTAAAGAGGTTTtgaaaaatagtgaaaatatttttcaaaaagtgAAGCTTCCAGAAATTAGTAGGAAGCTCATGGGGAATGGGCTTGCGTTCACTGAGGGGGAAAAATGGGCAAAGTATCGAAAGCTAGCCAATCACACTTTCCATGGGGAAAGCCTAAAG AACATGACTCCAGCAATGATTGCTAGCGTTGAAACAATGCTAGAGAAGTGGAAGGGCCAAGAAGGCCAGGAGATTGAAGTGTTTCAAGAATTTAGATTATTGACTTCAGAAGTGATTTCCAAAACAGCATTTGGTAGCAGTTACTTGGAGGGGGAGAAGATTTTTGCCCTGTTGTACAAGTTGAAAATACTTGTTAGTCGAAATATGTCCAAGACTACAATTCCTTTCATCAA CAAGCTATGGAAATCTGCTGATTTGCTAGAGTCTGAAAAACTTGCAAAAGGAATACAAGATTGTGTGATGAAGATTGTTAAGAAAAGAGAAGACCAAGTTGTGAATGGAGAAGCTGATAGCTTCGGCAATGATTTTTTTGGATTACTTGTAAATGCCTATCATGATTTGGATGAGAAAAATAGGCTTTCATTGGAAGACTTGGTAGACGAATGCAAAACATTCTACATTGCCGGACAAGAAACTGTTAATTCCCTACTTGCATGGATAGTCTTGCATTTGGCAATCCATGGAGATTGGCAAGAAAAAACAAGAAGGGAGGTGATTGACATATTTGGTAACCAAAATCCTCATCTCGAAGGCATCACCAAACTTAAAACA ATGGCTATGGTCATCAATGAAACTCTAAGATTGTATGGTCCGTCAAATGGCTTGGCAAGAACAGTTGCAAGAGAAGTACAGTTGGGAAAGTTATTCTTGCTTGCTAAGTTAGATATTCTGCCTCTAAATATTGGAGTTCACCGTGACCCTCACTTGTGGGGGGATGATGTGCATCTTTTTAAACCAGAGAGATTTGCCGACGGGATTGCCAAAGCTACTAATTACACCGCGGCTGCATTTTTGCCCTTCGGATTGGGTCCTCGATCTTGTGTTGGTATGACATTTGCAACAATAGAAACCAAGATTGTTCTCTCCATGATTCTACAACGTTACACCATTACCCTCTCCCCTGCCTATGTCCACTCTCCGATACTTATTCTCACCGTTCGACCACAACATGGAATTCAA TTAACAATTTACACAACTAGGTGA